The Candidatus Rokuibacteriota bacterium genome has a window encoding:
- a CDS encoding PD40 domain-containing protein: protein MLRWALDRRTVLKLGVTGAGWALIELIRARRASAAAPPLQPDPRERRLANLRQLTFGGQNAEAYFDWTGTRLVFQSTRPPVGCDQSFPMRADGSDVRLVSTGKGRTTCSFFFPDGKRFLYASTHLDKGACPPPPDRSRGYVWPIYPGYEIFSADVDGGDLRRLTENDGYDAEGAVSPDGSRIVFTSLRDGDLDLYVMDADGSNVRRLTDRPGYDGGPFFSWDGRFIVLRSAHPETRAELDEYRMLLGQGVVRPRALEIFVMRADGTGLTQVTRNGAANFAPFMHPNSRQVIFSSNLHDPTGRSFALYLINVDGSGLERLTYADSFASFPMFSRDGTRLVFCGNRYAVAPREINVLIADWEA from the coding sequence ATGCTCCGCTGGGCGCTCGACCGGAGGACGGTGCTGAAGCTCGGGGTCACCGGTGCCGGCTGGGCCCTGATCGAGCTGATCCGGGCCCGACGCGCGAGCGCGGCCGCGCCCCCGCTCCAGCCCGACCCGCGGGAGCGCCGGCTGGCCAACCTCCGCCAGCTCACCTTCGGCGGCCAGAACGCCGAGGCCTACTTCGACTGGACGGGCACCCGGCTCGTCTTCCAGTCCACCCGCCCGCCCGTCGGCTGCGATCAGAGCTTCCCGATGCGGGCGGACGGCAGCGACGTGAGACTGGTCTCGACGGGCAAAGGACGGACGACCTGCTCGTTCTTCTTCCCCGACGGGAAGCGCTTCCTCTACGCCTCCACCCATCTCGACAAGGGCGCCTGCCCGCCACCGCCCGACAGGTCCCGGGGCTATGTGTGGCCCATCTACCCGGGCTACGAGATCTTCTCGGCCGACGTGGACGGCGGAGACCTCCGACGGCTGACGGAGAACGACGGCTACGACGCCGAAGGGGCGGTCTCGCCGGACGGGAGCCGGATCGTCTTCACCTCTCTCCGCGACGGCGACCTGGACCTCTACGTGATGGACGCTGACGGCTCAAACGTGCGGCGACTCACCGACAGGCCCGGCTACGACGGCGGCCCGTTCTTCTCCTGGGACGGGCGCTTCATCGTCTTGAGGTCCGCCCACCCGGAGACCCGGGCGGAGCTGGACGAGTACCGGATGCTGCTCGGCCAGGGGGTCGTCCGGCCGCGCGCGCTCGAGATCTTTGTGATGCGAGCCGACGGGACCGGTCTCACTCAGGTCACGCGGAACGGCGCCGCGAACTTCGCCCCGTTCATGCACCCGAACTCCCGGCAGGTGATCTTCTCCTCGAACCTCCACGATCCGACCGGGCGCTCGTTCGCGCTCTACCTGATCAACGTGGACGGCTCCGGGCTCGAGCGCCTGACGTACGCCGACTCCTTCGCCTCCTTCCCGATGTTCTCGCGCGACGGCACCAGGCTGGTCTTCTGTGGGAACCGGTACGCAGTGGCCCCGCGCGAGATCAACGTGCTCATCGCCGACTGGGAGGCCTGA
- a CDS encoding AMP-binding protein, protein MQEAGTLTEVMEHRVAATPDLTYFTLLDQPVTYGQLWELSGRYAGGLAKAGIGPGDTVCLVYPTCAEFFYTFFGILRLGAIPAPLYPNMSPEGMANIFRSSEARAVVSIDWFRPGIEDAKAAAANVRHFLTPSDLEGAAPPSTFPTARPEDIAFVQYTSGSTGHPRGVVLSHTNVVETKKIMARAAGLTAADTVVSWLPLYHDMGLIGCGFTPPLVGARLILLPPDLRSPRLWLETITRERGTLTVSPDFGYRNCVRNVKDTTGLDLSSLKMALSGAEPVRLSTIRAFEEKFNVKDVLVPCYGLAEATLAVTIWPRGEPIRLDSSGRFISVGQPCPGISVRIMEGETVLPAGKEGEIVVNGPGVMQGYYNDPEATRQVLMPDGWLRTGDLGFLDAEGYLYITGRLKDLIIVAGENIVPADIEDVVDQVAGIRYSAAVGVESERLGTQRLHVVAELREPTADSETLSRLVREIAQRVHAQCGHHPARVVLTKPRALPKTSSGKLQRSRLSQLIARGELGESIVYQSGHH, encoded by the coding sequence ATGCAGGAAGCCGGAACGCTCACCGAGGTGATGGAGCATCGGGTTGCGGCCACGCCCGACCTGACCTACTTCACGCTCCTCGACCAGCCCGTCACCTACGGGCAGCTCTGGGAGCTGAGCGGCCGGTATGCTGGGGGCCTTGCCAAGGCCGGCATCGGCCCGGGAGACACGGTCTGCCTCGTCTATCCAACCTGCGCCGAGTTCTTCTACACCTTCTTCGGCATTCTCCGTCTCGGGGCGATTCCCGCGCCGCTCTACCCGAACATGAGCCCCGAGGGAATGGCCAACATCTTCCGGAGCTCCGAGGCGAGGGCCGTCGTCTCCATCGACTGGTTCAGGCCGGGCATCGAGGACGCCAAGGCCGCCGCGGCCAACGTCCGCCACTTCCTCACCCCGTCAGACCTCGAGGGCGCGGCTCCGCCGTCAACGTTCCCCACGGCGCGCCCCGAGGACATCGCCTTCGTCCAGTACACCTCGGGGAGCACCGGTCACCCGCGCGGCGTGGTGCTCTCACACACCAATGTGGTGGAGACCAAGAAGATCATGGCGCGGGCCGCGGGCCTCACGGCGGCCGACACCGTGGTGAGCTGGCTCCCGCTCTACCACGACATGGGACTCATCGGCTGCGGCTTCACGCCGCCTCTCGTCGGCGCGCGGCTCATCCTCCTCCCGCCGGATCTGCGCAGCCCCCGGCTGTGGCTCGAGACGATCACCCGGGAGCGCGGGACGCTCACGGTATCCCCTGACTTCGGCTATCGAAACTGCGTGCGAAACGTAAAGGACACGACCGGCCTGGACCTCTCGTCGCTCAAGATGGCCCTGTCCGGCGCCGAGCCCGTCCGGCTCTCCACGATCAGGGCCTTCGAGGAGAAGTTCAACGTGAAGGATGTCCTGGTGCCGTGCTACGGCCTCGCCGAGGCGACGCTAGCCGTGACGATCTGGCCGCGCGGCGAGCCGATCCGCCTGGATTCGTCGGGACGCTTCATCTCGGTCGGGCAACCGTGCCCGGGCATCTCCGTCCGCATCATGGAAGGCGAGACGGTTCTCCCCGCCGGGAAGGAGGGGGAGATCGTGGTCAACGGCCCGGGCGTCATGCAGGGCTACTACAATGACCCCGAGGCCACCCGCCAGGTCCTGATGCCCGACGGCTGGCTCCGCACCGGCGACCTGGGCTTCCTCGATGCCGAGGGCTACCTCTACATCACGGGCCGGCTCAAGGACCTGATCATCGTCGCGGGCGAGAACATCGTGCCGGCGGACATCGAGGACGTGGTGGACCAGGTGGCCGGCATCCGCTACTCGGCCGCGGTCGGGGTCGAGAGCGAGCGGCTCGGGACCCAGCGCCTGCACGTCGTGGCCGAGCTGAGAGAGCCCACGGCCGACTCCGAGACCCTCTCCCGCCTGGTGCGCGAGATCGCGCAGCGCGTCCACGCCCAGTGCGGCCACCACCCGGCCCGGGTCGTGCTGACCAAGCCGCGGGCGCTGCCCAAGACCTCCAGCGGCAAGCTCCAGCGTTCGCGGCTCAGCCAGCTCATCGCGCGCGGCGAACTCGGCGAGAGCATCGTCTATCAGAGCGGCCATCACTGA